Proteins encoded by one window of bacterium:
- a CDS encoding tyrosine-type recombinase/integrase, which translates to MVGFLGTREKPRRLNQLTQADYSLTAAQVHRLISAAACLRDRALIRAFAETGLRRAEAVSIAWTDVDLAACLLVVRNGKGGKMRMVPITPSLAVDLAALKCMSRSSMVFSSRQGPRLSRRQTNRIVACAGRAAGLTPPNPRRSQLTCHLLRHTFARRWKASGGDIEVLSHILGHASVKTTWDVYGRPGLTDIEIEYQKVVARAFHHFTPGEEG; encoded by the coding sequence ATGGTCGGCTTTTTGGGCACCAGAGAGAAACCGCGGCGGCTAAACCAGTTGACGCAAGCAGACTACAGTCTTACTGCGGCCCAAGTTCATCGACTTATCAGCGCAGCCGCATGCCTGCGCGACCGTGCCCTGATTAGGGCATTTGCAGAAACAGGGCTGAGAAGGGCGGAAGCAGTCTCCATTGCATGGACCGATGTCGACCTTGCCGCCTGTCTCTTGGTAGTGCGAAACGGCAAAGGAGGGAAAATGCGTATGGTGCCCATCACGCCCTCGCTGGCGGTCGATCTGGCCGCACTGAAATGCATGAGCAGAAGCTCGATGGTGTTTTCTTCGCGTCAGGGTCCGCGCCTTTCACGGCGTCAAACAAATCGAATTGTCGCCTGTGCCGGTCGCGCTGCCGGGCTGACTCCACCTAATCCGCGTCGTTCACAACTCACGTGTCACTTGTTACGGCACACCTTTGCTCGTCGCTGGAAGGCTTCAGGCGGTGACATCGAAGTGCTGTCGCACATTCTGGGGCATGCGTCAGTGAAGACCACGTGGGACGTGTACGGGCGACCCGGACTTACAGATATCGAAATCGAATATCAAAAGGTAGTTGCAAGAGCGTTTCACCATTTTACCCCCGGAGAAGAAGGATGA
- a CDS encoding site-specific integrase: protein MIPITTHLALAERTNRPLVYQSRQSEALSARQVNRIVVAAGQRAGPTHPNPQRPNITCHLLRHAFARLWKLHGGSIETLSKVMGHSSVATTWDLYGAESLHDMQRNYENTKQKMLATPGAPAVAEIERAARKRDK from the coding sequence ATGATTCCTATCACGACACACTTGGCCTTGGCCGAAAGGACGAATCGACCGCTCGTCTATCAGTCCCGGCAATCGGAAGCATTATCAGCGCGACAGGTCAATCGGATAGTCGTAGCGGCAGGTCAACGGGCAGGGCCGACGCACCCAAACCCCCAGCGTCCAAACATTACCTGCCATTTGCTTCGTCATGCATTCGCTCGGCTCTGGAAACTCCATGGGGGAAGCATCGAGACGCTTTCGAAAGTGATGGGGCATTCCTCGGTCGCAACGACGTGGGATCTCTATGGAGCCGAAAGTCTCCACGATATGCAGCGGAATTATGAAAACACTAAACAGAAAATGTTGGCCACGCCCGGTGCTCCAGCAGTGGCTGAAATTGAACGGGCCGCCAGAAAGAGAGACAAATGA
- a CDS encoding Ig-like domain-containing protein translates to MSTRRVASLRSCLVPLLVGAAILSSCSKNSTQSNPPPLPVVAGTYPSSGAVLSDSLTGPITITFTEAMKPASFTATTFWVDGKPGTVSYANGIAAFKPTTPFAHNESYTAHVAGSVSSQAGVQLGTAYSWSFTTRDWTLMPVVVKFDSAAAEEAGAWAVTPCTDGKYGIAGWTGLSGNRSIYLAKVDSNGVALWQKTVAAGGYGQASSIVETQDHGFAIAGLGGDFGSAGLLIKTDATGNVQWQKSFQGVGLYGVTLAADGNLITWGGSVAKYSVSTGELLWTATTTGTVRGLCAGPAGSYLYTSEIPGDFDPAKSICGGRIDAAGNSVWFKMYFHGHYQEGYSARAMAASADGNYAVFGGWDPSQSRAGGVAAKINAAGDSLWTSRDEHGWFGGPITSGCRFRDGLVGFVPFQTDNHAMGPVVYFTNGGAWIDYRPETWTAPGIRQAFWVYSGIPRGSDELIAVGEMTLENDTAAKPRKKLFLRLRYM, encoded by the coding sequence GTGAGTACGCGAAGAGTAGCCAGTCTGCGTTCCTGCCTTGTGCCGCTACTCGTTGGTGCGGCAATTCTCAGTTCGTGCAGTAAGAACTCGACCCAATCAAATCCGCCGCCGCTACCTGTCGTCGCAGGGACGTACCCGTCGTCCGGTGCGGTTCTTTCGGACAGTCTGACAGGACCAATTACCATCACGTTCACAGAAGCGATGAAACCGGCCTCGTTCACGGCGACGACGTTCTGGGTCGACGGCAAGCCGGGTACCGTCAGCTACGCCAACGGCATCGCCGCATTCAAGCCGACGACGCCATTTGCCCACAACGAATCCTACACCGCGCACGTTGCAGGGTCCGTCAGCAGTCAGGCCGGCGTCCAACTCGGAACAGCTTACAGCTGGTCCTTCACGACAAGAGACTGGACGCTGATGCCAGTGGTCGTGAAGTTCGATTCCGCCGCAGCGGAAGAAGCGGGGGCTTGGGCAGTGACGCCATGTACAGACGGAAAGTACGGGATTGCGGGATGGACAGGACTATCTGGCAATCGAAGCATTTACTTGGCGAAAGTCGACTCCAACGGTGTCGCGCTCTGGCAGAAGACCGTGGCTGCTGGTGGATACGGACAAGCATCGAGCATTGTGGAGACTCAGGATCATGGGTTCGCCATTGCCGGGCTGGGCGGTGACTTCGGGTCGGCAGGTTTGCTCATTAAGACGGATGCTACCGGCAACGTACAGTGGCAGAAATCTTTTCAAGGCGTGGGCCTGTACGGGGTCACGCTGGCCGCTGATGGAAATCTCATCACGTGGGGCGGGTCGGTGGCGAAGTACTCTGTCAGTACGGGAGAGCTCCTTTGGACAGCAACGACGACCGGCACCGTGCGCGGCTTGTGCGCTGGTCCGGCAGGGAGCTACCTCTATACTTCGGAAATTCCCGGTGACTTTGACCCAGCCAAGAGCATTTGCGGTGGACGGATTGACGCCGCGGGCAACAGCGTTTGGTTCAAGATGTACTTTCACGGTCATTACCAGGAGGGGTATTCAGCTAGGGCAATGGCCGCTTCTGCTGACGGCAACTACGCGGTGTTCGGAGGATGGGATCCCTCGCAAAGCAGGGCAGGGGGCGTGGCCGCCAAGATCAACGCCGCAGGCGACAGTCTCTGGACCTCCAGAGATGAGCACGGCTGGTTTGGCGGTCCCATAACGAGCGGTTGCAGGTTTCGGGACGGCTTGGTGGGATTCGTGCCATTCCAGACGGACAACCACGCTATGGGCCCTGTGGTCTACTTCACTAATGGCGGCGCATGGATAGACTATCGGCCCGAAACGTGGACTGCTCCAGGGATACGTCAAGCGTTCTGGGTCTACAGCGGCATACCGAGGGGATCTGACGAACTGATTGCCGTGGGTGAGATGACACTGGAAAACGACACTGCGGCTAAGCCTCGGAAGAAACTCTTTCTTCGGCTCCGGTACATGTAG
- a CDS encoding replication-relaxation family protein: MKRKASFVPNARDVAILQLVFEHRYMSIELLAALLCEPAAAGRQYGFTVSALRARCQKLRENRYLVWRFLADQPTGRGWHTERPAIYAIGPAAVDLLTESYGEKARRVCVTVARNTVKSLFLRHELSIARFQSILRLACRATGTMVQLTGWIQGPALRDSVMVGSGPSADRIPVVPDAAFALTIKGKGTAHYMLEYDRGTMPLADIRQKALGYWYYYRSQMFRRKYSYRINRSGEPILYAIDKPWNSLDPAHQKAFVTSAIASFQVLFVTRSTEKDKALILAGKRPSRLRQANLFRTVQEVPDIPPTTSKFLFATDELDYRIDDPEAILRAIWQSPKANNVVLHSLLD, from the coding sequence GTGAAACGCAAAGCCTCCTTTGTGCCAAATGCACGCGATGTGGCGATTCTCCAATTGGTCTTCGAACATCGCTACATGAGTATTGAGCTACTGGCAGCGCTGCTCTGCGAGCCCGCCGCCGCCGGTCGGCAGTACGGCTTCACCGTTTCGGCGCTTCGCGCCCGCTGCCAGAAGCTAAGAGAGAACCGCTACTTGGTCTGGCGATTCCTCGCGGATCAACCCACTGGCCGAGGATGGCATACGGAGCGTCCGGCGATCTACGCCATCGGACCTGCAGCAGTAGATTTGCTAACCGAAAGCTATGGCGAGAAAGCGAGACGGGTGTGTGTAACGGTCGCGAGGAATACGGTCAAGAGCCTCTTCCTACGGCACGAACTGAGTATAGCGAGATTCCAGTCGATATTGCGGTTGGCGTGTCGTGCAACCGGTACAATGGTGCAGTTGACCGGCTGGATCCAAGGACCGGCCTTGCGCGATTCCGTCATGGTCGGGAGCGGACCATCTGCCGACCGCATTCCGGTTGTGCCGGATGCGGCTTTTGCGCTCACGATCAAGGGCAAAGGCACAGCGCACTACATGTTGGAATACGATCGGGGGACGATGCCCTTAGCCGACATCCGGCAGAAGGCGCTGGGGTACTGGTACTATTATCGATCACAGATGTTTCGCCGGAAGTACTCCTACCGGATCAATCGCTCAGGTGAGCCTATTCTGTACGCAATCGACAAACCGTGGAATAGTCTTGATCCGGCACACCAGAAGGCGTTCGTGACCAGTGCAATTGCGAGTTTTCAGGTATTGTTCGTGACGAGGTCCACTGAGAAGGACAAAGCCCTCATACTTGCCGGAAAACGACCGTCCCGGCTGCGTCAGGCGAATCTCTTTCGAACGGTGCAGGAGGTGCCCGATATTCCACCGACCACCAGTAAATTTCTGTTCGCGACCGACGAGCTTGACTATCGGATCGATGACCCGGAGGCTATTCTCCGCGCAATTTGGCAGAGCCCTAAGGCGAACAATGTCGTGCTGCACAGCCTGTTAGATTGA